From Streptomyces chrestomyceticus JCM 4735, one genomic window encodes:
- a CDS encoding GNAT family N-acetyltransferase produces MTDATSAKSARRHHWRRDLVELAALFTAVSVADAVANTIVHGPSGPVLLCCSAVVLLATAGFHTWWSRRHDHAPPPTDTGAAAPTAPAVPEGQRQETALWRMRTTVRDQPGSLAALCTALAGHQVDILSLQTHPLSEGTVDEFLLRAPVPLPATELTRTVAAAGGSHTWLERADAHDLVDAPTRMLGLATRTALDSAELPLALRQLLGRCTIRSVPAAALKGRPPAEQVPDAGILEEHRMTFRDPSGGTVTIERPHLPFTPTEFARVRALVELDARLGQRVPPRRDVLTLPEGNAITVRRADTSDLAAAREMHDRCSARTLALRYQGPVADAERYLNHLLTPRFGRTLAVETASGRLVALGHLLWDGEETEVALLVEDAWQRRGIGSELLRRLVGMAADAGCASVYVITQASNTGMVAAMRGLGLPLDYQIEEGTLVISARPKGLPARREPVRPEAAARVVPGAGPQAP; encoded by the coding sequence ATGACTGACGCGACATCTGCCAAGAGCGCCCGCCGCCACCACTGGCGGCGGGACCTGGTCGAGCTGGCGGCCCTGTTCACCGCGGTGTCGGTGGCGGACGCCGTCGCCAACACCATCGTGCACGGCCCGTCGGGGCCGGTGCTGCTGTGCTGCTCGGCCGTCGTCCTGCTCGCCACGGCCGGGTTCCACACCTGGTGGTCACGGCGCCACGACCACGCTCCGCCGCCGACCGATACGGGCGCCGCAGCGCCCACCGCTCCGGCCGTTCCCGAGGGGCAGCGGCAGGAGACGGCGCTGTGGCGGATGCGTACGACCGTACGGGACCAGCCGGGCAGTCTCGCCGCGCTGTGCACGGCCCTGGCCGGGCACCAGGTGGACATCCTCAGCCTGCAGACCCATCCGCTGTCGGAAGGGACGGTGGACGAGTTCCTGCTGCGCGCCCCCGTCCCGCTGCCCGCCACCGAACTGACCCGGACGGTCGCCGCGGCGGGCGGCTCCCACACCTGGCTGGAGCGCGCGGACGCCCACGACCTGGTGGACGCCCCCACCCGGATGCTGGGGCTGGCCACCCGTACGGCGCTGGACTCCGCCGAGCTGCCGCTCGCGCTACGCCAGTTGCTGGGCCGCTGCACCATCCGTTCGGTGCCCGCGGCGGCCCTGAAAGGCCGCCCGCCCGCCGAACAGGTGCCGGACGCGGGCATCCTCGAAGAGCACCGCATGACATTCCGTGACCCGTCCGGGGGAACCGTCACCATCGAACGCCCGCATCTGCCCTTCACGCCCACCGAGTTCGCGCGGGTACGGGCGCTCGTCGAGCTGGACGCCCGGCTCGGCCAGCGGGTGCCGCCGCGCCGCGACGTGCTGACCCTGCCCGAGGGCAACGCCATCACGGTCCGCCGCGCCGACACCTCGGACCTGGCCGCCGCCCGTGAGATGCACGACCGCTGCTCGGCCCGGACGCTGGCACTGCGCTACCAGGGCCCGGTCGCCGACGCCGAGCGCTACCTGAACCATCTGCTCACCCCCCGCTTCGGCCGCACCCTCGCGGTCGAGACGGCGTCCGGCCGGCTGGTGGCCCTCGGCCACCTGCTGTGGGACGGCGAGGAGACGGAGGTCGCGCTGCTGGTGGAGGACGCGTGGCAGCGGCGCGGCATCGGCTCGGAACTGCTGCGCCGGCTGGTCGGCATGGCGGCCGACGCGGGCTGCGCGAGCGTGTACGTGATCACGCAGGCGTCGAACACCGGCATGGTGGCGGCGATGCGGGGCCTGGGGCTGCCGCTGGACTACCAGATCGAGGAAGGGACGCTGGTGATCAGCGCCCGGCCGAAGGGGCTGCCTGCCCGGCGGGAGCCCGTACGGCCGGAGGCGGCGGCCCGCGTCGTGCCGGGGGCCGGGCCGCAGGCGCCGTGA
- a CDS encoding alkaline phosphatase D family protein, whose protein sequence is MAQGSGRAVNRRSVLHGAALGTAALALPAAANAAGAGGSAAGAVPRTAVAQARAGRPSAPWGVQTGDVTTSSGLVWVRSDRPARMVVQTAATESFRNARTWHGPVLGPGTDFTGTTALHGLPSGEQIHYRVLLADPYDYRRTGEPVTGTFRTASDRRRDGVRFTWSGDLAGQGWGINPELGGYRIYEEMRRRDPDFFLCSGDNIYADGPIEASVRLPDGRIWRNVTTEEKSKVAETLAEYRGAFRYNLLDANLRRFNAQVPTIIQWDDHEVRNNWYPGQILDDARYTEKDVDVLAARSLRAFREYFPIRTLRSDRGGRVYRVINHGPLLDVFVLDMRTYRNANSPNRQTDDRQGILGAEQLAWLKRALSRSRAVWKVIASDLPLGLVVADGKTDFEAVAQGDPGAPLGRELQIAELLRHIKHHRVTGTVWLTTDVHYTSAQHYDPSRAAFKDFAPFWEFVSGPLNAGGFPAVPLDGTFGPAQPFVKAPQRANVSPAESPQYFGEVDIDGDSGELTVRLRQDSGQVLFSRSLQPGRVGQPGR, encoded by the coding sequence ATGGCGCAGGGATCCGGCAGAGCCGTCAACCGGCGGTCGGTGCTGCACGGCGCGGCGCTCGGCACCGCGGCACTGGCCCTTCCCGCCGCCGCGAACGCCGCGGGCGCGGGCGGTTCGGCAGCGGGCGCCGTGCCCCGTACAGCAGTGGCGCAGGCGCGGGCCGGGCGGCCGAGTGCTCCGTGGGGTGTGCAGACCGGGGATGTGACGACCTCCTCCGGGCTGGTGTGGGTGCGGTCCGACCGGCCGGCCCGGATGGTGGTGCAGACGGCGGCGACCGAGTCGTTCCGCAACGCCCGTACCTGGCACGGCCCGGTGCTCGGCCCCGGTACGGACTTCACCGGCACCACCGCGCTGCACGGTCTGCCGTCCGGCGAGCAGATCCACTACCGGGTGCTGCTGGCCGACCCGTACGACTACCGGCGTACGGGCGAGCCGGTCACCGGAACGTTCCGTACCGCCTCGGACCGGCGCCGCGACGGTGTGCGCTTCACCTGGTCGGGCGACCTCGCCGGGCAGGGCTGGGGCATCAACCCGGAGCTGGGCGGCTACCGGATCTACGAGGAGATGCGCCGCCGCGATCCGGACTTCTTCCTGTGCAGCGGCGACAACATTTACGCCGACGGTCCGATCGAGGCCAGTGTGCGACTGCCCGACGGCAGGATCTGGCGCAATGTGACCACCGAGGAGAAGTCGAAGGTCGCCGAGACGCTGGCGGAGTACCGCGGCGCGTTCCGCTACAACCTGCTGGACGCGAACCTGCGCCGCTTCAACGCGCAGGTCCCCACCATCATCCAGTGGGACGACCACGAGGTGCGCAACAACTGGTACCCGGGCCAGATCCTGGACGACGCCCGGTACACGGAGAAGGACGTGGACGTGCTCGCGGCCCGGTCGCTGCGGGCGTTCCGGGAGTACTTCCCCATCCGTACGCTCCGGTCGGACCGGGGCGGCCGGGTCTACCGGGTGATCAATCACGGTCCGTTGCTGGACGTTTTCGTACTCGACATGCGCACGTACCGGAACGCCAACTCCCCCAACCGGCAGACCGACGACCGGCAGGGCATCCTCGGCGCCGAGCAGTTGGCCTGGCTCAAGCGCGCGCTGTCGCGGTCGCGCGCCGTGTGGAAGGTGATCGCCTCCGACCTGCCGCTGGGACTCGTGGTGGCGGACGGCAAGACGGACTTCGAGGCGGTGGCGCAGGGGGACCCGGGCGCGCCGCTGGGCCGGGAGCTGCAGATCGCCGAGCTGCTGCGGCACATCAAGCACCACCGCGTCACCGGTACGGTCTGGCTGACCACCGACGTGCATTACACCTCCGCCCAGCACTACGACCCGTCGCGCGCCGCCTTCAAGGACTTCGCGCCGTTCTGGGAGTTCGTCTCGGGCCCACTGAACGCGGGCGGCTTCCCGGCCGTGCCGCTGGACGGCACGTTCGGCCCCGCCCAGCCCTTCGTCAAGGCGCCGCAGCGGGCGAACGTCTCCCCCGCCGAGAGTCCGCAGTACTTCGGCGAGGTGGACATCGACGGGGACAGCGGCGAGCTGACCGTACGGCTGCGCCAGGACAGCGGGCAGGTTCTGTTCAGCCGGTCGCTGCAGCCGGGGCGGGTGGGGCAGCCGGGACGGTAG